One stretch of Micromonospora echinospora DNA includes these proteins:
- a CDS encoding trypsin-like peptidase domain-containing protein, translated as MTTAPDECSWAVALHREADPHKALGTGIVIATNLVLTCHHVAFAADGTLRPDLTVAFPRAPRVAYFDRRKVRRCRHDGMREAHVDLVVLELVEPVPAAVTPARLRCLAPKPLLDRPFWAYGFPDGVVGGLQATGSVVEAGGYGRVTIDSGAAGPLSKGFSGGAVWSPEYQAVVGVVVTADGKGKGQAVTLSHADEQVPAMALGALSAWRVEDADDAALSAWGWTLSTDGEAGRHWLPRARGVAVDTEGGARFRGRTAALRRIVDFIDGEAPAIRPLIVTGSPGVGKSAVLGRVVTTADQQIQASLPGGDIAVRATVGSVSCAVHAKGKTALEVAIEIARAAAVDLPGAPADLMPVVRERLARRPARFALVIDALDETADPGQARQVIDDVLLPLARECGRYGVRVVVGTRRGDDRGDLIACFGDPAELLDLDTPEYFAEADLVNYALATLRLLGAERSGNPYTDSAAAAPLARRIAELAKGNFLVAGLVARAHALRDIEPVDPASVSFTATVAHALDSYLAGLPAAGSASARLALTALAYAETPGLPLSLWRIAVTALGGTVTEDELLAFARTSAANFLVETGGGSQPAYRLFHQALNDALLAGTSRRDDQRRLVAAWTELAAEVGWASVPDYLRRSLPQHASRAGLVERLLTDEGYLLHAHLERLLSVVDMEKPLEPLSRSRVRLLHRTPLAVAAAPAERAALFSVVDRLDGLGSGIEADAAPYRARWAHTPPRQERSVLDGHSQAVYDVAAVELDDRWLLASAGDDGTVRLWDPMTNQAVAVFTCHDDTIRGLCAVRTGGGETLIATASHDGTVGLWDPRTGQRRHELRGHDDWVRNICVIPLPDGDLLASAGDDRTVRIWDPVTGTQRYALTGHSGWVTAVTYVPAGGRHLLASTGFDGVVRVWEPTCDTRPTLTLTGHVGWVTTLYAVRAPGGTLLASAGYDGTVRLWDPQSGECVHVLETGGPVTDLCTVEVDEGCLLVSTGEDGLIRVWDVPTWTTRPSLRGHASWIRAVCELRTAKDRMLATAGDDGTVRLWDPAGGRPDTVAERDRLGPVHSLCAVPGERPGLVASGGADGRVGVWDAATGERLREIPTPGGPVNAMCAVADVEEPLLVTAQDDNTVGTWSVRHSALVGEMNEHHAPVAAVCPIVIGGETLVASAGDDQAIRLWHPQSGAVRAVLLGHVTRAWVTALATVRWPEMEALASADKSGTVMLWGGGDTPVWTRQGHQDAVTALCGLVVAGRRMLASASADHTIRLWDAEWGEPVDVFTGHTAAVTGLSVVRVGGRDLLASTSRDRTVRIWDPSTGRALHTIPVYHPALTCCTVDGTLLVGLDQGLLALDVDGRSDLPPEAADRAVARVAVRC; from the coding sequence CGATCGGCGCAAGGTCCGGCGGTGCCGGCACGACGGCATGCGGGAGGCGCACGTCGACCTGGTCGTGCTCGAACTCGTCGAGCCGGTGCCGGCCGCCGTCACCCCGGCGCGGTTGCGTTGCCTCGCCCCCAAGCCGCTGCTCGACCGGCCGTTCTGGGCGTACGGCTTCCCGGACGGAGTGGTCGGCGGCCTCCAGGCGACCGGTTCCGTCGTCGAAGCCGGCGGGTACGGCCGCGTGACCATCGACAGCGGCGCCGCCGGGCCGCTCAGCAAGGGGTTCAGCGGGGGCGCTGTTTGGTCCCCGGAGTATCAGGCGGTGGTCGGCGTGGTCGTCACGGCCGACGGCAAGGGCAAGGGCCAGGCGGTCACCCTGAGCCACGCCGACGAACAGGTGCCGGCGATGGCGTTGGGCGCGTTGTCGGCCTGGCGGGTCGAGGACGCCGACGACGCCGCCCTCTCGGCCTGGGGGTGGACGTTGAGCACCGACGGCGAGGCCGGCCGGCACTGGCTGCCCCGGGCGCGGGGGGTCGCCGTGGACACCGAGGGCGGTGCGCGGTTTCGGGGTCGTACGGCTGCGCTCCGGCGGATCGTCGACTTCATCGACGGGGAGGCGCCTGCCATCCGACCACTGATCGTCACGGGCTCGCCCGGGGTCGGCAAGTCCGCTGTCCTGGGCCGCGTGGTGACCACTGCCGATCAGCAGATCCAGGCCAGCCTGCCGGGCGGCGACATCGCCGTGCGGGCCACGGTCGGCTCGGTGTCCTGCGCCGTGCACGCCAAGGGCAAGACCGCACTCGAGGTGGCGATCGAGATCGCACGGGCCGCCGCCGTCGACCTGCCCGGCGCGCCGGCCGACCTGATGCCGGTGGTGCGGGAGCGGCTGGCGCGTCGTCCGGCTCGCTTCGCGCTGGTCATCGACGCGCTGGACGAGACGGCCGACCCGGGTCAGGCGCGGCAGGTCATCGACGACGTCCTGCTGCCGCTGGCCCGGGAGTGCGGCCGGTACGGCGTCCGGGTGGTCGTCGGCACCCGGCGCGGCGACGACCGGGGCGACCTGATCGCCTGCTTCGGTGATCCGGCCGAGCTGCTGGATCTGGACACGCCGGAGTACTTCGCCGAGGCCGACCTGGTGAACTACGCCCTGGCGACCCTGCGGCTGCTCGGCGCGGAACGGTCGGGCAATCCGTACACCGACTCGGCGGCGGCCGCCCCGCTGGCCCGACGCATCGCCGAGCTGGCGAAGGGAAACTTCCTGGTGGCCGGTCTCGTCGCCCGGGCACACGCGCTGCGCGACATCGAGCCGGTCGACCCGGCCTCGGTGTCGTTCACCGCGACAGTGGCCCATGCGCTCGACTCCTACCTGGCCGGGTTGCCGGCCGCCGGCTCGGCCTCCGCCCGGCTCGCCCTCACCGCTCTGGCGTACGCCGAGACGCCGGGTCTGCCGCTGTCGCTCTGGCGGATCGCGGTGACCGCACTCGGCGGCACGGTCACCGAGGACGAACTCCTCGCGTTCGCCCGTACGTCGGCGGCGAACTTCCTGGTCGAGACCGGCGGCGGCAGCCAGCCCGCGTACCGCCTGTTCCACCAGGCCCTCAACGACGCGTTGCTGGCCGGGACATCACGCCGGGACGACCAGCGACGGCTGGTCGCCGCCTGGACGGAGCTGGCGGCCGAGGTGGGATGGGCCTCGGTGCCCGACTACCTGCGGCGCTCCCTGCCCCAGCACGCCTCCCGTGCCGGGCTCGTGGAACGGCTCCTCACCGACGAGGGCTATCTCCTGCACGCGCACCTGGAGCGGTTGCTCTCGGTCGTCGACATGGAGAAGCCGCTGGAACCGCTGTCCCGATCACGGGTGCGGCTGCTGCACCGCACGCCGCTCGCGGTCGCGGCGGCGCCGGCCGAGCGCGCCGCCCTCTTCTCGGTGGTCGACCGGCTCGACGGGTTGGGCAGCGGGATCGAGGCCGACGCCGCGCCGTACCGCGCGCGCTGGGCGCACACGCCGCCCCGGCAGGAGCGCAGCGTGCTGGACGGGCACTCGCAGGCCGTCTACGACGTGGCGGCCGTCGAGCTGGACGATCGGTGGTTGCTCGCCTCCGCCGGTGACGACGGCACGGTCCGGCTCTGGGACCCGATGACCAACCAGGCCGTGGCGGTCTTCACCTGTCACGACGACACGATCCGCGGGTTGTGCGCCGTCCGTACCGGCGGTGGCGAGACGCTGATCGCCACCGCCAGCCACGACGGGACCGTCGGCCTCTGGGATCCACGAACCGGTCAGCGCCGGCACGAACTGCGCGGGCACGACGACTGGGTCCGCAACATCTGCGTCATTCCGCTGCCGGACGGCGACCTGCTCGCCTCGGCGGGCGACGATCGGACGGTCCGGATCTGGGATCCGGTGACCGGGACGCAGCGCTATGCGTTGACCGGGCACTCGGGCTGGGTGACCGCCGTGACGTACGTCCCGGCGGGCGGCCGGCACCTGCTCGCCTCCACCGGTTTCGACGGCGTCGTCCGGGTCTGGGAGCCGACATGCGACACGCGCCCGACGTTGACCCTCACCGGACACGTCGGCTGGGTGACCACCCTCTACGCCGTTCGTGCGCCGGGCGGCACGTTGCTCGCCTCGGCCGGCTACGACGGCACGGTCCGGCTCTGGGATCCGCAGAGCGGCGAATGCGTCCACGTCCTGGAAACCGGCGGACCCGTCACCGATCTCTGCACGGTCGAGGTCGACGAGGGCTGCCTGCTCGTGTCGACGGGTGAGGACGGGCTCATCCGTGTCTGGGACGTGCCGACCTGGACCACCCGGCCGAGCCTGCGGGGACACGCGAGCTGGATCCGCGCGGTCTGCGAGCTGCGTACGGCGAAGGACCGGATGCTGGCGACGGCGGGTGACGACGGCACCGTGCGACTGTGGGACCCGGCCGGCGGCCGGCCGGACACCGTCGCCGAGCGGGACCGGCTCGGGCCCGTGCACAGCCTCTGCGCGGTCCCCGGCGAGCGGCCGGGTCTCGTCGCCTCCGGCGGTGCCGACGGTCGGGTGGGAGTCTGGGACGCCGCGACCGGCGAGCGGTTGCGGGAGATCCCGACACCCGGCGGGCCGGTCAACGCGATGTGCGCGGTCGCCGACGTCGAGGAGCCGCTGCTCGTCACCGCGCAGGACGACAACACGGTCGGGACCTGGAGTGTGCGGCACAGCGCATTGGTGGGGGAGATGAACGAGCACCACGCTCCGGTGGCGGCGGTCTGCCCGATCGTCATCGGCGGTGAGACGCTCGTCGCGTCGGCCGGCGACGACCAGGCCATCCGGCTGTGGCACCCGCAGAGCGGCGCCGTGCGGGCGGTCCTGCTCGGGCACGTCACCCGTGCCTGGGTGACCGCCCTCGCGACGGTCCGGTGGCCCGAGATGGAGGCGCTCGCGTCGGCCGACAAGAGCGGCACGGTGATGCTGTGGGGCGGTGGTGACACGCCGGTATGGACCCGGCAGGGACACCAGGACGCTGTCACCGCGCTCTGCGGTCTTGTCGTGGCGGGCCGCCGGATGCTGGCGTCGGCCAGTGCCGACCACACGATCCGTCTGTGGGACGCCGAGTGGGGCGAGCCCGTGGACGTGTTCACCGGTCACACGGCTGCCGTCACCGGGCTGAGCGTGGTGCGGGTCGGCGGGCGGGACCTGCTCGCCTCGACCAGCCGCGACCGGACGGTGCGGATCTGGGACCCGTCCACCGGACGGGCGCTGCACACCATCCCCGTCTATCACCCGGCGCTCACCTGCTGCACTGTCGACGGGACCTTGCTCGTCGGTCTGGATCAGGGCCTGCTGGCGTTGGACGTAGACGGCCGGAGCGACCTGCCACCCGAGGCCGCGGACCGCGCGGTCGCTCGGGTGGCGGTGCGCTGCTGA
- a CDS encoding NADP-dependent oxidoreductase, translated as MGTRTFRTAVVRTPSGPDAIEVIDVPQREPGPGEVRVDVAAAPVNPVDLGVVGGFFHSLGLIHQPHHTGLGWDFAGVVAAAGAGVDLAVGTRVAGLVVGFDRDFGTYAEQLVVPAADLAVVPDNLDLVAAATVPLNGLTAAQIVDLLGDPPAGGRLLVTGAAGAVGGYVVPLARDRGWRVTGLARAEDEEFVRGLGADFTTAAEPGWDAVADAAALQDRGLALVGDGGVFVGVRPNAHPAAERGVTVRAVEVHADGVRLADLLARTAAGELPARVHAVVPLDRVADAHRETAKGGVRGRYVLRP; from the coding sequence ATGGGTACGCGTACCTTCCGCACCGCAGTCGTCCGCACCCCGAGCGGGCCCGACGCCATCGAGGTCATCGACGTTCCGCAGCGCGAGCCGGGGCCCGGCGAGGTCCGGGTGGACGTCGCGGCGGCACCGGTCAACCCGGTCGACCTCGGCGTCGTCGGCGGCTTCTTCCACTCGCTGGGGCTCATCCACCAGCCGCACCACACCGGCCTGGGCTGGGACTTCGCCGGTGTCGTCGCCGCGGCCGGGGCGGGCGTCGACCTCGCCGTGGGCACCCGGGTCGCCGGTCTGGTGGTCGGGTTCGACCGCGACTTCGGCACGTACGCCGAGCAGCTCGTCGTGCCCGCCGCCGACCTGGCCGTCGTACCCGATAATCTGGACCTGGTGGCGGCGGCGACAGTGCCGCTCAACGGCCTGACCGCGGCGCAGATCGTCGACCTGCTCGGCGACCCGCCCGCCGGCGGCCGGCTGCTGGTCACCGGCGCGGCCGGCGCGGTGGGCGGCTACGTCGTGCCGCTCGCCCGGGATCGGGGATGGCGGGTGACCGGCCTGGCGCGGGCCGAGGACGAGGAGTTCGTGCGCGGGCTCGGCGCCGACTTCACCACCGCCGCCGAGCCGGGCTGGGACGCGGTAGCCGACGCCGCGGCGCTCCAGGACCGAGGGCTCGCGCTGGTGGGTGACGGCGGCGTGTTCGTCGGGGTCCGGCCGAACGCCCACCCGGCCGCCGAGCGCGGCGTCACGGTGCGCGCGGTCGAGGTGCACGCCGACGGGGTACGTCTGGCCGACCTGCTCGCCCGCACCGCTGCCGGTGAGCTGCCGGCGCGGGTGCACGCGGTGGTGCCGCTGGACCGGGTGGCGGACGCGCACCGGGAGACGGCCAAGGGCGGGGTACGCGGGCGCTACGTCCTGCGTCCCTGA
- a CDS encoding winged helix-turn-helix transcriptional regulator: protein MPTQTAAQKRAQAREEYDAFLAGCPSRQLLDRISDKWVALILAALGRDGPDRDAGPQVMRYSELSRRLAGVSQKMLTQTLRSLERDGLVTRTVTPSVPVTVTYELTGLGQSLHQLMYGMKLWAEAHMDEVHANRERYDAAAGR, encoded by the coding sequence ATGCCGACGCAGACGGCGGCGCAGAAGCGGGCGCAGGCGCGGGAGGAGTACGACGCGTTCCTCGCCGGCTGCCCGAGCCGGCAACTCCTGGACCGGATCTCCGACAAGTGGGTGGCGCTGATCCTGGCCGCGCTCGGCCGTGACGGGCCCGACCGCGACGCGGGGCCGCAGGTCATGCGCTATTCCGAGCTGTCGCGGCGGCTGGCCGGGGTCAGCCAGAAGATGCTCACCCAGACGTTGCGCTCGCTGGAGCGCGACGGCCTGGTCACCCGCACCGTGACGCCGAGCGTGCCGGTGACTGTCACCTACGAGCTGACCGGCCTCGGTCAGTCGCTGCACCAGCTGATGTACGGCATGAAGTTGTGGGCCGAGGCGCACATGGACGAGGTGCACGCCAACCGCGAGCGGTACGACGCCGCGGCCGGTCGCTGA
- a CDS encoding endo-1,4-beta-xylanase codes for MKHLPRRSHRVVLAAVSSALALAGAALVVPSMAQAAASTLGAAAAQSGRYFGTAIAANRLSDSTYSTIAAREFNMITAENEMKPEALQPNRGQFNFNSGDQIYNWATQRGLQVRGHTLAWHAQQPGWMQSLNGSNLRQAMIDHINGVMAHYRGKLAAWDVVNEAFNEDGSRRSSNLQGTGNDWIEVAFRTARAADPSTKLCYNDYNIENWSYGKTQGVYNMIRDFKSRGVPIDCVGLQTHFTGGSSLPSNFQTTLQNFAALGVDVALTEVDVTNSSTSQYAGLTQACLNVPRCIGITVWGVRDSDSWRSNENPLLFDGSGNKKAAYNSVLNALNAATPNPTPTVTPTVTPTVTPTGGPTTPPPTSGASRIVGSQSGRCIDVPNSSQSNGTRVQLYDCHGQTNQRWTHTSSRQLTVYGSMCLDAAGSGNGSAVQIYSCNGQTNQQWNVNSNGTITGVQSGRCLDVWGTGNGQQVQLYDCNGQANQRFQLVATS; via the coding sequence ATGAAACATCTACCGAGGCGCAGCCACCGCGTGGTGCTGGCCGCCGTCAGCAGCGCGCTGGCTCTCGCCGGCGCCGCGCTCGTGGTGCCCAGCATGGCCCAGGCGGCGGCGAGCACGCTCGGTGCCGCCGCGGCACAGTCGGGCCGCTACTTCGGCACCGCCATCGCGGCGAACCGACTGAGCGACTCGACCTACAGCACCATCGCGGCGCGTGAGTTCAACATGATCACCGCCGAGAACGAGATGAAGCCGGAAGCGCTCCAGCCCAACCGGGGCCAGTTCAACTTCAACTCCGGTGACCAGATCTACAACTGGGCCACCCAGCGCGGTCTCCAGGTCCGCGGCCACACGCTGGCCTGGCACGCGCAGCAGCCGGGCTGGATGCAGAGCCTGAACGGCAGCAACCTGCGTCAGGCGATGATCGATCACATCAACGGCGTGATGGCCCACTACCGGGGCAAGCTGGCCGCGTGGGACGTGGTGAACGAGGCGTTCAACGAGGACGGCAGCCGCCGCAGCTCCAACCTGCAGGGCACCGGCAACGACTGGATCGAGGTCGCGTTCCGCACCGCGCGGGCGGCCGATCCGTCGACGAAGCTCTGCTACAACGACTACAACATCGAGAACTGGTCGTACGGCAAGACGCAGGGTGTCTACAACATGATCCGGGACTTCAAGTCCCGGGGCGTGCCGATCGACTGCGTCGGCCTGCAGACCCACTTCACCGGCGGCAGCTCCCTGCCGAGCAACTTCCAGACCACGCTGCAGAACTTCGCCGCGCTCGGTGTGGACGTGGCGCTGACCGAGGTCGACGTCACGAACTCCTCGACCAGCCAGTACGCCGGGCTGACCCAGGCGTGCCTGAACGTGCCGCGCTGCATCGGCATCACCGTGTGGGGTGTCCGTGACAGCGACTCGTGGCGTTCGAACGAGAACCCGCTGCTGTTCGACGGCAGCGGCAACAAGAAGGCCGCGTACAACTCGGTCCTCAACGCCCTCAACGCCGCGACGCCCAACCCCACCCCGACCGTGACCCCGACCGTGACGCCGACCGTGACGCCGACCGGCGGACCGACCACGCCGCCGCCGACCAGCGGCGCGAGCCGAATCGTCGGCAGCCAGTCCGGCCGGTGCATCGACGTGCCGAACTCCTCGCAGAGCAACGGCACCCGGGTACAGCTCTACGACTGCCACGGCCAGACCAACCAGCGGTGGACCCACACCTCCAGCCGGCAACTGACCGTGTACGGCTCGATGTGCCTGGACGCCGCCGGCTCCGGCAACGGCTCGGCGGTCCAGATCTACAGCTGCAACGGCCAGACGAACCAGCAGTGGAACGTCAACTCCAACGGCACCATCACCGGAGTCCAGTCCGGCCGCTGCCTCGACGTCTGGGGCACCGGCAACGGCCAGCAGGTGCAGCTCTACGACTGCAACGGCCAGGCCAACCAGCGATTCCAGCTCGTCGCGACGAGCTGA
- a CDS encoding cupin domain-containing protein: MASGAIPSDDPTRTLVHARPDDPGLAHLAIAGGTYTILVTGEQTAGRYCLIDMRVPPGGGPPPHRHDFEEMFTVLDGAVEFTFRGEQVTARAGETVNIPANAPHFFRNSFDQPARLLCMCTPAGQDEYFLRVGDRVDGPTAAPPALTEEEQAERRSRAAALAADYRTELLIG, translated from the coding sequence ATGGCCAGCGGTGCGATCCCGTCCGACGATCCGACCCGTACCCTCGTCCACGCCCGGCCCGACGACCCCGGCCTTGCGCACCTCGCCATCGCGGGCGGCACCTACACGATCCTGGTCACCGGCGAGCAGACGGCCGGCCGGTACTGCCTGATCGACATGCGGGTTCCGCCCGGTGGTGGGCCGCCTCCGCACCGACACGACTTCGAGGAGATGTTCACGGTGCTCGACGGGGCCGTGGAGTTCACGTTCCGGGGCGAGCAGGTCACGGCGCGGGCCGGGGAGACGGTGAACATTCCGGCGAACGCGCCGCACTTCTTCCGCAACTCCTTCGACCAGCCGGCGCGGCTGCTGTGCATGTGCACGCCGGCCGGGCAGGACGAGTACTTCCTGCGCGTCGGCGACCGGGTCGACGGTCCCACGGCGGCGCCGCCGGCTCTCACCGAGGAGGAGCAGGCCGAGCGCCGGAGCCGGGCCGCCGCGCTGGCTGCGGACTACCGCACGGAGTTGCTGATCGGCTGA
- a CDS encoding class I SAM-dependent methyltransferase → MVNTNRNLGLGHGSAFGERGVAKRLGTLGRHTSLTGRRLLEIGCGDGTYTMRLVDAFAQIEAVDIQQDRLELFRERLADDPAAAQKINVRELSATELDYPDGSFDLVTAIEVVEHIDDLDAALRQVHRVLVPGGRFALTTPNRWFPFETHGFLIRGRRYRPARGPFLPWIVPLHRRLADARSFTARGLSGQLRQAGLEPVAVDYIMPPFDRSRFGRRIRPVTDAIERSPLKFFGMALAVVARRPA, encoded by the coding sequence ATGGTGAATACGAATCGCAATCTGGGGCTGGGGCACGGCAGCGCGTTCGGCGAGCGTGGGGTCGCGAAGAGGCTCGGCACATTAGGCCGGCACACATCGCTGACCGGCCGGCGATTACTGGAGATCGGCTGCGGGGACGGCACGTACACGATGCGGCTGGTCGACGCGTTCGCGCAGATCGAGGCCGTGGACATCCAGCAGGATCGGCTGGAGCTGTTCCGGGAACGGCTGGCTGACGACCCGGCGGCGGCCCAGAAGATCAACGTACGGGAGTTGTCAGCCACCGAGCTGGACTACCCGGACGGCAGCTTCGACCTGGTCACCGCCATCGAGGTGGTGGAGCACATCGACGACCTGGATGCCGCCCTGCGGCAGGTCCACCGCGTGCTCGTACCCGGCGGCCGGTTCGCGCTGACGACGCCCAACCGGTGGTTCCCGTTCGAGACGCACGGCTTCCTGATCCGCGGCCGGCGGTACCGGCCGGCGCGGGGTCCGTTCCTGCCGTGGATCGTTCCGCTGCACCGTCGGCTCGCCGACGCCCGTTCCTTCACCGCCCGTGGCTTGTCCGGGCAGCTCCGGCAGGCCGGGCTGGAGCCGGTAGCGGTGGACTACATCATGCCGCCGTTCGACAGGTCCCGCTTCGGGCGTCGCATCCGGCCGGTGACCGACGCGATCGAACGCTCGCCGTTGAAGTTCTTCGGCATGGCCCTGGCGGTTGTCGCCCGCCGACCGGCATGA
- a CDS encoding type II toxin-antitoxin system Phd/YefM family antitoxin, with protein MERISVRELNQNTSQVLARVSGGETVEITDRGHPIARLVPVGGDRSILVKLVAAGRAVAPTGGGSVPIPPKLGDESVDVAASLAAMRDEERC; from the coding sequence ATGGAACGCATCAGTGTCCGGGAGCTGAACCAGAACACGAGCCAGGTGTTGGCTCGGGTGAGTGGCGGCGAGACCGTCGAGATCACTGACCGCGGTCACCCGATCGCCCGACTTGTCCCGGTTGGCGGCGACAGATCAATCTTGGTCAAGTTGGTAGCGGCGGGGCGAGCCGTCGCCCCCACCGGCGGCGGCTCCGTTCCAATCCCACCGAAGCTCGGTGACGAGAGTGTGGACGTGGCGGCCTCGCTCGCTGCGATGCGTGACGAGGAACGCTGCTGA
- a CDS encoding Txe/YoeB family addiction module toxin, with amino-acid sequence MRLVFTATAWNQYLSHTDRKLVKRINDLITDVMRNGYEGIGKPEPLRGELSGFWSRRIDREHRLVYRITKDDVEIIACRYHYGDR; translated from the coding sequence GTGAGGCTGGTCTTCACCGCGACGGCCTGGAATCAGTACCTCAGCCACACCGACCGCAAGTTGGTCAAGCGCATCAACGACCTGATCACGGACGTGATGCGCAACGGATACGAGGGCATCGGCAAGCCGGAGCCCTTGCGGGGAGAGCTGTCCGGCTTCTGGTCCCGCCGGATCGATCGCGAGCACCGGCTGGTGTACCGGATCACCAAGGACGACGTCGAAATCATCGCCTGCCGATACCACTACGGCGACCGGTAG
- a CDS encoding type II toxin-antitoxin system Phd/YefM family antitoxin, with protein MRTVNFTQLRQNLAAELDSVINDAEEVVVTRSGHEPVVIVPLAEYEAMKETEYLLRNPANAAALRRSIAELEQGDAAERDLIDPATVRDVA; from the coding sequence ATGCGGACCGTGAACTTCACCCAACTACGCCAGAACCTGGCCGCCGAACTCGACAGCGTCATCAACGACGCCGAGGAAGTGGTGGTGACCCGCTCGGGCCACGAACCGGTGGTCATCGTCCCGCTTGCCGAGTACGAGGCGATGAAGGAAACCGAATACCTCCTGCGCAATCCGGCCAACGCCGCAGCCCTGCGCCGATCGATCGCCGAGCTTGAGCAGGGTGACGCGGCTGAGCGGGACCTCATCGACCCGGCCACCGTGCGAGACGTCGCGTGA
- a CDS encoding NAD-dependent epimerase/dehydratase family protein — MRIVIVGATGNVGTAVLRRLRRETGAELVGVARRLPGPDAGEPYADVEWHSCDIGAPGAADQLVRIFAGARAVVHLAWQIQPSHDRRTLYRTNVGGSRAVIEAAVRVGVPALVYASSVGTYAPGPKNHPVSENWPATGVESSSYSRDKAEVEALLDGVQREHPKLRVVRLRPGLIFQREAGTEISRYFLGPLAPVRLLRYGRIPLVPSNKRLRMQAVHADDVADAYARAVLGDASGAFNVAADPVLTPELVARHFHGWTVPVATPVLRAAAALTWRARLQPVDTGWVDLALNVPLMSSQRAETELGWTPAVDTVTALKDLFTGMATRAGTDAPPLSPDPTLPGRPTALTRGRLPGHPNPY, encoded by the coding sequence ATGCGCATCGTGATCGTGGGAGCGACCGGCAACGTGGGGACGGCCGTGCTGCGCCGGCTGCGGCGGGAGACGGGAGCGGAACTGGTTGGGGTGGCGCGCCGGCTGCCCGGACCGGACGCCGGTGAGCCGTACGCGGACGTGGAATGGCACTCCTGCGACATCGGCGCGCCCGGCGCCGCCGACCAGCTCGTGCGGATCTTCGCCGGGGCGCGGGCGGTGGTGCACCTGGCCTGGCAGATCCAGCCCAGCCACGACCGCCGAACGCTCTACCGGACCAACGTCGGCGGCAGCCGCGCGGTGATCGAGGCCGCCGTCCGGGTCGGCGTTCCGGCCCTGGTGTACGCCTCGTCGGTCGGCACCTACGCGCCCGGCCCGAAGAACCATCCGGTCAGCGAGAACTGGCCGGCGACCGGGGTGGAGTCGTCGTCGTACAGCCGGGACAAGGCGGAGGTGGAGGCGCTGCTCGACGGCGTGCAGCGGGAGCACCCGAAGCTCCGGGTGGTACGCCTGCGGCCAGGGCTGATCTTCCAGCGGGAGGCCGGTACGGAGATCAGCCGCTACTTCCTCGGCCCGCTCGCGCCGGTGCGCCTTCTCCGGTACGGCCGCATTCCGCTGGTGCCGTCGAACAAGCGACTGCGGATGCAGGCGGTGCACGCCGACGACGTGGCTGACGCGTACGCCCGGGCGGTTCTGGGGGACGCGAGTGGCGCCTTCAACGTGGCGGCCGACCCGGTGCTGACGCCGGAGTTGGTGGCCCGGCACTTCCACGGCTGGACGGTGCCGGTGGCGACGCCGGTGCTGCGCGCGGCAGCGGCGCTGACCTGGCGGGCGCGGCTGCAACCGGTCGACACGGGCTGGGTCGACCTGGCGCTGAACGTGCCACTGATGTCCAGCCAACGCGCCGAGACCGAACTCGGCTGGACGCCGGCGGTCGACACGGTGACCGCCCTGAAGGACCTGTTCACCGGCATGGCCACGAGAGCCGGCACAGACGCCCCACCGCTGTCCCCGGACCCGACCCTCCCCGGCCGCCCCACAGCCCTGACCAGAGGCCGCCTCCCCGGCCACCCCAACCCCTACTGA